One part of the Sesamum indicum cultivar Zhongzhi No. 13 linkage group LG14, S_indicum_v1.0, whole genome shotgun sequence genome encodes these proteins:
- the LOC105177082 gene encoding uncharacterized protein LOC105177082: MGHRNTQFTGHMIDMETDQQGHSHLHPEPCIFYQSAANFPQPSIHPVVPAQGNQCNFNFHHMPERHDNGLFYGVPHLNSVQSQHPATNLELAVAAPSGHYNPYLAPPSGIRDFPVQVNHGANDQLSLSSTHRFAGIPTDSYGRSLPYMDTIRGSFKRKNAEGFPGNYVYHNASAGPSSSIAPVTATPAESDITLTNAASFLPPEYGGDNLTPVVESSSHRSVRNRPGNLCCSGGSVAW; the protein is encoded by the exons ATGGGGCACCGGAATACTCAGTTCACCGGTCATATGATTGATATGGAGACAGATCAACAAGGCCATAGCCATCTTCATCCTGAACCTTGCATCTTCTATCAAAGTGCTGCGAACTTTCCTCAGCCTAGTATCCACCCAGTTGTCCCTGCTCAAGGAAACCAGTGTAATTTTAACTTTCACCATATGCCGGAACGTCATGATAACGGTTTATTCTATGGAGTCCCGCATTTAAATAGTGTCCAGTCTCAGCATCCAGCCACTAATCTTGAATTAGCTGTTGCCGCACCATCTGGTCATTATAATCCATACCTGGCGCCTCCATCTGGTATTAGAGATTTCCCTGTTCAGGTCAATCATGGGGCAAATGATCAGTTGTCACTTTCAAGCACTCACAGATTTGCTGGTATTCCTACAGACAGCTATGGCAGGAGCTTACCCTACATGGATACTATTAGAGGATcatttaagagaaaaaatgctGAGGGGTTTCCTGGGAATTACGTGTACCATAATGCTTCAGCAGGTCCTAGTTCTTCTATTGCCCCTGTGACCGCAACGCCAGCTGAATCTGATATTACTTTGACCAATGCAGCTTCTTTTTTGCCACCTGAATATGGTGGTGACAACCTGACACCAGTGGTTGAAAGCAGCTCTCACAGAAGTGTGAGGAACAGGCCTG GGAACTTATGTTGCTCCGGCGGTTCAGTTGCCTGGTAA
- the LOC105176962 gene encoding probable E3 ubiquitin-protein ligase HIP1 — MQGVRGYNVNVPSQLASASRRISTISSSNTVITPYQDVVDARPTFLAPVPPTGFRLYQPHRRDIILDSSARHQTLPHLRVLPEDEAAVLEIPGYHGAGDSIDQHRDMRLDIDHMSYEELLALGEQIGNVGTGLSEEFIQNNLKIRNFTSSTADLNLEDDTCLDQQIDFCVICQTDYEDGEDIGILDCGHEYHKECIKKWLLEKNTCAVCKSTALSHKAKDL, encoded by the exons ATGCAAGGTGTCAGAGGATACAATGTTAATGTCCCATCACAACTGGCTAGCGCTTCACGTCGTATCTCGACCATTAGTTCTTCAAATACTGTCATCACTCCGTATCAGGATGTTGTAGATGCCAGGCCTACATTTCTAGCTCCTGTACCACCAACTGGTTTTCGGTTGTATCAGCCTCATCGAAGGGACATCATACTCGACTCAAGTGCAAGGCACCAGACCCTTCCTCACTTGAGAGTTTTGCCAGAAGAT GAAGCTGCCGTACTAGAAATTCCAGGCTATCATGGAGCGGGAGATTCTATTGATCAGCACAGAGATATGCGTTTGGATATAGATCACATGTCTTATGAG GAGCTTCTTGCATTGGGAGAACAAATTGGTAATGTTGGCACTGGATTATCTGAGGAAttcattcaaaataatttgaaaataagaaattttaccTCATCGACTGCTGACCTCAATCTTGAAGATGATACTTGCCTGGATCAGCAAATCGACTTCTGTGTCATATGCCAG ACCGATTATGAGGATGGAGAAGATATTGGAATCCTTGACTGTGGACATGAATACCACAAAGAATGCATAAAGAAGTGGCTGCTCGAGAAGAATACTTGTGCAGTATGCAAATCCACGGCCTTGAGCCACAAGGCGAAGGATTTATGA
- the LOC105176960 gene encoding uncharacterized protein LOC105176960 — MEEEPLTEPKHENQESETLTKINRKAPRELHEFENQSSAKASSKARKIKGALLAVNKPSYCLKKGVGSLQCGGESLRSQHRKRLWRLLKKLIRRHNWAEASGVLSVLLQGTVKDQSLSRNRAKYSAALELLSHIKGQTISSRKIQSVYELWMKKLGPLKNWSTKERFAVQLEFILTCLKRGSMEDAHQAALCLMQERGFDGDPVANLVVGLAFSQLWYSGIPKELQLTEPNSSGTYKQSEIPVNGIHMPIDYSKENDAVEAGGANSPLQCDSNTSVANDKDLVGDDGDQQKDSMDVDDNVKKETSYTSFQPQGCYMRSAEASGNSDYSMSNYSSDLPHASIFYNQDIGLPPWLLPIKLPSSHENVEDAVYMHRKLHNNYYKSALKHLRAALYSTPPVIEAFHPLIQMLLLGDQVHEALNELETLFHSSDTVLQLRLKASLLEHFDSGNFVKLCTCFEDILKKDPTCNDSLARLVLMHRRGDYETENLVEMIALHLDASYGMCETWQELASCFLKLSQCEGDRVSTCFGGSDRYNEGYLDHSNKIPDLFTNGESGKTWRLRSRWWLNRHFHDRILISDNESVAGDLKLLTYKAAAASHIYGRHFKYVVKTTEIIEKENDMELYSFLQTHILNSVGFYSLKRNT, encoded by the exons ATGGAGGAAGAGCCTTTAACGGAACCCAAACACGAGAACCAAGAAAGCGAAACGCTGACAAAAATCAATCGGAAAGCCCCCAGAGAACTTCACGAGTTCGAGAACCAGAGCTCCGCGAAAGCGTCCTCGAAAGcaagaaaaatcaaagggGCATTGTTGGCTGTTAATAAGCCCAGCTACTGCCTGAAGAAAGGCGTTGGGAGTTTGCAATGTGGGGGCGAAAGCCTGCGGTCTCAGCACCGGAAAAGGCTGTGGCGGCTACTCAAAAAGCTCATTCGGCGGCACAACTGGGCGGAAGCGAGTGGAGTATTGAGTGTCTTGCTCCAAGGGACTGTCAAAGACCAATCTCTCTCAAGAAACCGTGCCAAGTATTCG GCTGCATTGGAACTTCTCAGTCACATTAAAGGTCAAACTATCAGCTCAAGGAAAATCCAGAGTGTTTATGAGCTATGGATGAAAAAGCTTGGACCTTTGAAGAACTGGTCAACGAAG GAGAGGTTTGCTGTGCAATTAGAGTTCATTCTTACTTGTCTAAAACGTGGAAGCATGGAGGATGCACATCAAGCTGCTCTTTG TCTCATGCAGGAGCGTGGTTTTGATGGTGACCCTGTTGCAAATTTGGTTGTTGGCCTGGCATTTTCTCAGCTGTGGTATTCTGGAATTCCAAAAGAGTTGCAATTGACAGAGCCCAACTCATCTGGCACCTATAAACAATCAGAAATTCCTGTCAATGGTATTCACATGCCAATTGATTATTCTAAGGAAAATGATGCTGTTGAAGCAGGGGGAGCCAATTCTCCTTTACAATGTGATTCGAACACCTCTGTTGCCAATGATAAAGACCTAGTTGGGGATGATGGTGATCAGCAGAAAGATTCCATGGATGTTGATGAcaatgtgaaaaaagaaacttCTTATACCAGTTTTCAACCCCAAGGGTGTTACATGAGATCAGCCGAGGCAAGTGGAAATAGTGATTATTCGATGTCTAATTATAGCAGCGACCTTCCTCATGCCTCTATTTTCTACAATCAAG ATATAGGCCTACCTCCATGGCTATTGCCTATAAAATTGCCGAGTTCTCATGAAAACGTGGAGGATGCCGTGTATATGCACAGGAAATTGCATAACAACTACTATAAGAGTGCATTGAAGCACTTACGTGCTGCTCTCTACTCAACACCACCAGTAATTGAGGCCTTCCACCCTTTAATACAG ATGCTGCTTCTTGGAGATCAGGTTCATGAAGCCCTTAATGAACTTGAAACTTTATTTCATAGCTCGGATACAGTACTCCAACTAAG ATTGAAAGCCAGTCTCTTGGAGCATTTTGATAGTGGCAATTTTGTCAAACTTTGTACATGCTTTGAGGACATTTTAAAGAAGGATCCAACATGCAACGACTCCTTAGCAAGACTTGTACTGATGCACCGCCGTG GAGATTATGAAACGGAGAATTTGGTGGAAATGATAGCCTTACACTTAGATGCTTCATATGGAATGTGTGAGACATGGCAAGAATTGGCATCTTGCTTTTTGAAACTTTCTCAATGTGAAGGAGATAGAGTTTCGACTTGTTTTGGTGGCAGTGATCGGTACAATGAAGGATATTTAGATCATTCTAACAAGATTCCAGATTTATTCACCAATGGTGAATCTGGAAAAACTTGGAGATTACGTTCCAGATGGTGGCTGAATCGCCATTTCCATGACAGGATCCTGATTTCAGATAATGAGTCAG TCGCAGGTGATTTGAAGCTTTTGACCTACAAAGCAGCAGCAGCTTCACATATTTACGGGCGACATTTCAAGTATGTCGTGAAGACCACTGAAATTATAGAGAAGGAAAATGATATGGAACTTTATTCTTTCTTACAAACTCACATTCTCAATTCTGTTGGATTTTACTCTCTGAAGAGGAATACTTGA
- the LOC105176959 gene encoding apoptosis inhibitor 5-like protein API5, whose protein sequence is MAEATDDSRDIEKLYEYGEKLNEAKEKSQNQKDYEGIIAAANGSVKAKQLAAQLIPKFFKYFPELSEQALDQHLYLCEDEELGVRVQAIRGLPLFCKDTPEHLAKIVDILGQLLIAGDNVERDAVHKALMSLLRQDVKTSLTALFKHIGSTDDRNAEDLSAWESIREKVLCFIRDKVFPLKAELLKPKDEMERHITNLVKQNLQDVTAAEFKLFMDFLKSLSLFGQNAPVERIQELVEIIEGQADLDAQFNVSDGDHIDRFISCLQMAIPFFMRGASSSKFFNYLAKQIIPVFDKLPEERKLDLLKSLAECSLYAKPQDSRQLLPSVVQLLKKYMVRRKIEEINFTCIECLLYAFHHLAHKTPNATNSLCGYKIVTGQPSDRLGEDFSEQFKDFTERLSTIEELAKAMNKKLTQGMAEHNKAMAAAKTEDEKEMIKKQKQNATAGLRSCHNIQAMTQPLHGKAPSFIGDQKISLSWKEVTKAAVTSGAGAAGQKRTATATNGSGTNATKKGRGAGGLSNQLLNRAFEGLNDTRSGGRGRGWRGRGRGRSYR, encoded by the exons ATGGCGGAGGCGACGGACGATTCTAGGGACATCGAGAAGCTCTACGAATATGGAGAAAAACTCAACGAAGCTAAAGAGAAGTCCCAG AATCAGAAGGATTATGAGGGGATAATTGCTGCGGCGAATGGCAGTGTGAAGGCGAAACAGTTGGCGGCGCAGCTGATACCcaagtttttcaaatatttcccCGAGCTTTCTGAGCAAGCTCTCGATCAGCATTTGTATTTGTGTGAAGATGAGGAGCTTGGG GTTCGTGTGCAAGCTATTCGTGGGCTTCCTCTTTTCTGCAAGGATACACCTGAACATCTGGCTAAAATTGTTGACATCCTCGGACAATTGCTTATTGCTG GAGATAATGTGGAGCGCGATGCAGTTCATAAAGCCCTCATGTCTCTGTTGCGGCAGGATGTCAAGA CTTCATTAACTGCCTTATTTAAGCACATTGGAAGCACTGATGATCGAAATGCGGAGGATCTCAGTGCTTGGGAGAGCATTCGTGAGAAGGTTCTCTGCTTTATTAGAGATAAG GTGTTCCCTCTTAAAGCAGAGTTGTTAAAACCAAAGGATGAAATGGAGAGACATATTACTAATTTGGTGAAGCAG AATTTGCAAGATGTGACAGCTGCAGAGTTTAAATTGTTCATGGACTTCTTGAAAAGTTTGAGCTTATTCGGACAGAATGCTCCTGTAGAGCGCATCCAAGAACTTGTTGAGATTATCGAAGGCCAGGCTGATCTGGATGCTCAATTTAAT GTGTCAGATGGTGATCACATCGATCGATTTATATCCTGCCTACAAATGGCCATTCCCTTCTTCATG AGGGGTGCATCAAGCAGCAAGTTCTTCAACTATTTGGCCAAGCAGATTATCCCTGTTTTTGACAAG CTTcctgaagaaagaaaattagacTTGCTCAAGAGCCTTGCTGAATGTTCATTGTATGCCAAACCACAAGATTCAAGACAGCTTCTTCCATCAGTTGTTCAACTTTTAAAG AAATACATGGTTCGTAGAAAGATTGAAGAGATAAATTTCACCTGTATCGAGTGCTTGTTGTATGCATTTCACCATTTAGCTCACAAG ACTCCAAATGCCACGAATAGCCTTTGTGGCTACAAGATTGTCACTGGGCAACCTTCAGACAGGCTTGGGGAAGATTTTTCAGAACAATTTAAAGATTTTACAGAAAG ATTGAGCACAATTGAGGAATTGGCTAAGGCGATGAATAAGAAATTGACCCAGGGGATGGCGGAGCACAATAAAGCTATGGCAGCTGCAAAGACAGAAGACGAAAAAGAAATGATT AAGAAGCAGAAGCAGAATGCTACAGCTGGCCTTCGGAGCTGCCACAACATTCAGGCAATGACCCAG CCTTTGCATGGAAAAGCGCCTTCATTTATCGGGGACCAGAAAATTAGCTTGTCATGGAAAGAAGTAACAAAAGCTGCAGTAACATCCGGTGCTGGTGCTGCTGG CCAAAAACGAACAGCTACTGCCACAAATGGATCTGGCACGAATGCAACAAAGAAGGGTCGAGGAGCAGGCGGCTTATCAAACCAACTTCTTAATAGAGCCTTTGAAGGCTTAAATGATACAAGAAGTGGCGGAAGAGGTAGAGGCTGGAGGGGTCGTGGCAGAGGAAGGAGTTACCGCTAA
- the LOC105176963 gene encoding transcription elongation factor 1 homolog produces the protein MGKRKSRAKPPPKKRMDKLDTVFSCPFCNHGTSVECRIDMKNLIGEASCRICQESFSTNVTALTEPIDIYCEWIDECERVNNPDDDDA, from the exons ATGGGTAAGAGGAAGTCCAGGGCGAAGCCACCACCAAAGAAACGGATGGACAAACTTGACACTGTCTTCAGCTGTCCATTCTGTAACCATGGTACTAGCGTTGAATGCCGCAT AGATATGAAGAACTTGATTGGTGAGGCTTCTTGCCGTATTTGTCAAGAGAGCTTTAGCACCAATGTAACAG CATTGACCGAGCCTATAGACAT ATATTGCGAATGGATTGACGAGTGTGAACGAGTCAACAATCCGGACGATGATGATGCATAG
- the LOC105176961 gene encoding ras-related protein RABA1f-like gives MAAGYRADDDYDYLFKLVLIGDSGVGKSNLLSRFTRNEFSLESKSTIGVEFATRSIRVDDKIIKAQIWDTAGQERYRAITSAYYRGAVGALLVYDVTRHVTFENVERWLKELRDHTDQNIVIMLVGNKADLRHLRAVSTEDGAAFAETEKTYFIETSALESLNVENAFTEALTQIYHVVSRKALDIGDDPAALPKGETINVGSKDDVSAVKKVSCCSV, from the exons ATGGCGGCGGGCTACAGAGCGGACGACGACTACGATTACCTCTTCAAGCTGGTGCTGATCGGCGACTCCGGTGTCGGTAAATCCAACTTGCTCTCGAGATTTACTCGGAATGAGTTCAGCTTAGAGTCCAAGTCTACTATAGGCGTGGAATTCGCCACACGGAGTATACGCGTCGATGATAAGATTATCAAAGCTCAGATTTGGGATACCGCTGGTCAAGAACG ATACCGCGCAATAACAAGTGCCTACTATCGAGGGGCTGTTGGTGCGTTGCTTGTTTACGATGTTACTCGACACGTCACATTCGAGAATGTTGAAAGATGGTTAAAAGAGCTCCGAGATCACACGGACCAAAACATTGTTATCATGCTTGTGGGCAACAAGGCAGATCTACGTCATCTACGAGCTGTCTCCACTGAGGACGGTGCGGCCTTTGCTGAGACAGAAAAGACCTACTTCATAGAGACATCTGCCCTTGAGTCTTTGAATGTCGAGAATGCTTTCACAGAAGCACTCACCCAAATATACCACGTGGTCAGTCGTAAAGCGCTTGATATTGGTGATGATCCAGCAGCCTTGCCCAAAGGGGAAACTATAAATGTTGGGTCAAAGGATGATGTGTCGGCTGTGAAAAAGGTCAGTTGCTGCTCCGTATGA